The Methylocaldum marinum genome includes the window GTTTCCGCGGCGTGTCGCAGTCCCTGGGCCACCACATCGCCAACGACTCGATCCGCGACTGGGTGTTCGACAAGGCCGGCGACAAGCATCCCGAGTTCATAACCACGCCGTACGACGTATCCATCATCGGCGACTACAACATCGGCGGCGATGCCTGGGCTTCCCGTATTCTTCTCGAGGAAATGGGCCTGCGCGTCATCGCTCAGTGGTCCGGCGACGGTTCTCTGGCCGAGTTGGAAAACACCCCCAAGGCCAAACTGAACGTGCTGCATTGCTACCGTTCGATGAACTACATCTCGCGCCACATGGAAGAGAAGTACGGGATTCCGTGGGTGGAATACAACTTCTTCGGCCCGACCAAGATCGAGGAGTCTCTGCGCAATATCGCCAGCCACTTCGACGACAAGATCAAGGAAGGTGCGGAGCGCGTCATCGCGAAGTACCGTCCGCTGATGGATGCGGTCATCGCGAAATATCGCCCGCGTCTTGAAGGCAAAAAGGTCATGTTGTTCGTCGGTGGTCTGCGTCCTCGCCACGTCATCGGCGCTTATGAAGATCTCGGCATGGAGATCGTCGGCACCGGCTACGAGTTCGGCCACAACGACGACTATCAGCGTACCACTCATTATGTCAAGGACGGCACGCTGATCTATGACGACGTGACCGGTTTCGAGTTCGAGCAATTCGTCGAAGCGATCCAGCCGGACCTCGTCGGTTCGGGCATCAAGGAAAAGTACGTCTTCCAGAAGATGGGCGTACCGTTCCGTCAGATGCACTCTTGGGATTATTCGGGTCCTTACCACGGCTATGACGGCTTCGCGATCTTCGCTCGTGACATGGACATGGCGATCAACAATCCGGTCTGGGGCTTGGCCAAAACCCCGTGGAAGCGCACCGAAGCGGAGGCCTAATCCGGATTGAAGATGCGTAGGGTGCGCCGCGCCGCACCAGCCAGACTGATTCGGTGCGCTCGTCGCACCCTACAACCGCAACTTTGGAGTTAAACCATGAGCCAGAATGCAGAAAAGGTGCTCGATCACTTCAACCTGTTCCGCCAACCGGAATATGTGGAATTGTTCGAGAACAAAAAGAAAGAGTTCGAGTTTGCCGAATCCGACGACAAGGTCGAAGAGGTAAAGGAATGGGCCAAGACCTGGGAATACCGGGAAAAGAACTTCGCTCGCGAAGCGCTCACCGTCAACCCGGCCAAAGCATGCCAGCCCCTTGGAGCGGTGTTCGCCGCGGTAGGTTTTGAGGGGACCATTCCTTTCGTTCACGGTTCGCAGGGTTGCGTCGCCTACTACCGCAGTCATTTCAGCCGCCATTTCAAGGAGCCTTCGTCCTGTGTATCTTCGTCCATGACCGAGGATGCAGCGGTATTCGGGGGCTTGAGCAATATGGTCGACGGCTTGGCGAACACGTACAACATGTACCAGCCGAAGATGATCTCGGTATCGACCACCTGCATGGCGGAAGTGATCGGCGACGATCTCAACGCCTTCATCAAGACCGCAAAGGAAAAGGGCAGCCTTCCGGCTGAATTCGATGTTCCCTTTGCGCATACCCCGGCCTTCGTCGGCAGCCACATCACCGGCTACGACAATGTGCTCAAGGGCATCCTGTGGCACTTCTGGGACGGCAAGGCCGGTACCACCGAAGCCATGACCCGGGTTCCCAACGAGAAGATCAACTTCATCGGTGGTTTCGACGGCTACACCGTAGGCAACCTCCGCGAAGTCAAACGCATTTTCGATCTGATGGGTGTGGAATACACCATTCTCGCCGACAACAGCGACGTTTGGGATACGCCCACCGATGGCACTTTCCGCATGTACGACGGCGGCACCACTCTGGAAGAAACCGCTAACGCTCTGCATGCCAAAGCAACCATTTCCATGCAGGAATACTGCACGGAAAAGACTCTGCCCTTGATTGCGGAGCATGGCCAGGAAACCATCGCGTTCAATCACCCTATCGGCGTGAAGGCAACCGACCAATTCCTGATGGAAGTTTCGCGCATTACGGGTAAACCGATTCCGGAAGCACTGGAAAAGGAGCGCGGCCGTTTGGTTGACGCCATCGCCGACTCTACTGCGCATATCCATGGTCAAAAGTTCGCTATCTACGGCGATCCGGATCTCTGCATGGGCTTGGCCGGCTTCCTGTTGGAGTTGGGCGCCGAACCCACCCACGTCCTGGCCACCAACGGTAACAAGGCTTGGGAAAAGAAGATGCAAGAGCTGTTCGATTCTTCGCCCTTCGGCAAGAATTGCCATGCGTATCCTGGTAAGGACCTGTGGCACATGCGCTCGCTGCTCTTCACCGAGCCGGTCGATTTTCTGATCGGCAACACCTACGGCAAATACCTCGAGCGCGATACCGGAACCCCCCTGATCCGTATCGGC containing:
- the nifK gene encoding nitrogenase molybdenum-iron protein subunit beta — translated: MSQNAEKVLDHFNLFRQPEYVELFENKKKEFEFAESDDKVEEVKEWAKTWEYREKNFAREALTVNPAKACQPLGAVFAAVGFEGTIPFVHGSQGCVAYYRSHFSRHFKEPSSCVSSSMTEDAAVFGGLSNMVDGLANTYNMYQPKMISVSTTCMAEVIGDDLNAFIKTAKEKGSLPAEFDVPFAHTPAFVGSHITGYDNVLKGILWHFWDGKAGTTEAMTRVPNEKINFIGGFDGYTVGNLREVKRIFDLMGVEYTILADNSDVWDTPTDGTFRMYDGGTTLEETANALHAKATISMQEYCTEKTLPLIAEHGQETIAFNHPIGVKATDQFLMEVSRITGKPIPEALEKERGRLVDAIADSTAHIHGQKFAIYGDPDLCMGLAGFLLELGAEPTHVLATNGNKAWEKKMQELFDSSPFGKNCHAYPGKDLWHMRSLLFTEPVDFLIGNTYGKYLERDTGTPLIRIGFPVFDRHHHHRYPVWGYQGAMNVLVWMLDKIFDEMDKNTIVPAKTDYSYDIIR
- the nifD gene encoding nitrogenase molybdenum-iron protein alpha chain, which gives rise to MSLTVEQTKQRNKELISEVLSVYPEKTAKRRAKHLGTFEEGKPDCGVKSNVKSIPGVMTIRGCAYAGSKGVVWGPIKDMIHISHGPVGCGQYSWASRRNYYIGTTGIDTFVTMQFTSDFQEKDIVFGGDKKLEKIIDEIEELFPLNHGITVQSECPIGLIGDDIEAVSKKKSKEYEGKTIVPVRCEGFRGVSQSLGHHIANDSIRDWVFDKAGDKHPEFITTPYDVSIIGDYNIGGDAWASRILLEEMGLRVIAQWSGDGSLAELENTPKAKLNVLHCYRSMNYISRHMEEKYGIPWVEYNFFGPTKIEESLRNIASHFDDKIKEGAERVIAKYRPLMDAVIAKYRPRLEGKKVMLFVGGLRPRHVIGAYEDLGMEIVGTGYEFGHNDDYQRTTHYVKDGTLIYDDVTGFEFEQFVEAIQPDLVGSGIKEKYVFQKMGVPFRQMHSWDYSGPYHGYDGFAIFARDMDMAINNPVWGLAKTPWKRTEAEA